In Drosophila yakuba strain Tai18E2 chromosome X, Prin_Dyak_Tai18E2_2.1, whole genome shotgun sequence, a single genomic region encodes these proteins:
- the LOC6524580 gene encoding proline-rich extensin-like protein EPR1 gives MPCAMPMSRPTDSGALATDVAMLLLAIGMHSGFCGQHNGHSTVPRCPLYKYNSDQGSSFHFLGGDRSKRIKREAIQPLYYIHIYIYILSKYISKTSDMHLLASSRSLHLLMVLAVIVANHRVDAALRLRQTRRSATPPASTTPTLTVTSEEAEPQESVAESAPTTSVVTEPETETEVQVEVTTGKHKRGILHGHAHLQGQWPARTYAAHYGYSLQLPGGSAFLAAAPPRRHFVKYGHGLVKPLVSGSGLLPALVPAPAALLPAVAPALPVGLPTGLPAGVASAIPAGVATAIPAGVASAIPAGVATALSTGVATALSTGVAPPSYVLRPGNAVVSSYSVNYPHQHLQKPVVFQSAVKPLHFHAPAHAHVHAVQPTYVQTYAPTAPAVPVQPVQPIQPIQPVQPVQHLQPIQPIQPVQPVQPVTTHHFQPVQPLQPVTPIQPVQPLQPVQPLQPVQPIQPIQPTVAFGVPAPPAVDLPVIPQFPQPPQFPGVPTFSFQPAQPAVPAVPAVPAQPAVPAAPEAPEVPQVPAIPQIPAIPQIPQIPQIPQFPAFPPFGGFPQIPQFPQAPAIPSPPPVPAVPAVPGVPAVPTVPAFPSPPTSQFFPAAPQPPLPQQPPTFGQPESQFPGGIVPLPGSTPVRPESGTGIASPQIPQSPEPETPSEVPPQRPSVQQPPQQPWKPVFYSPPTESAPASPNRPSITLLPPYGSSPAEGYLPPVGSQPSSLSAGSGGIGSQGGIFDQLTDAELEHIFAQANLAQQQHQQQQQQQQQQQQQSHNYHHY, from the exons ATGCCGTGTGCCATGCCGATGAGCCGACCCACCGACTCTGGTGCATTGGCCACCGATGTGGCGATGTTATTGCTGGCGATTGGTATGCACAGTGGGTTTTGTGGCCAGCACAATGGCCACTCCACTGTGCCGCGATGTCCGCTTTATAAATACAACAGCGACCAAGGaagttcatttcattttcttggCGGCGATCGCAGCAAACGGATTAAACGCGAGGCGATCCAACCCctatactatatacatatatatatatatatactgtCAAAATATATATCGAAAACAAGCGACATGCATCTCTTGGCCAGTTCGAGGAGCCTCCATCTGCTGATGGTCTTGGCTGTGATCGTGGCTAACCATCGCGTCGATGCCGCCTTACGTTTGCGCCAGACCAGACgctcggccacgccccccgccaGTACTACGCCCACCTTGACAGTGACCAGCGAGGAGGCGGAGCCACAGGAATCCGTGGCGGAGAGTGCACCGACGACGAGCGTGGTCACcgaaccggaaacggaaacagaAGTGCAAGTGGAGGTCACAACCGGAAAGCACAAGCGTGGCATTCtacacggccacgcccacctgcAGGGCCAATGGCCCGCCCGCACCTATGCCGCCCACTACGGCTACAGTCTGCAGCTGCCCGGAGGCAGTGCCTTCCTGGCCGCCGCTCCACCGCGCCGCCACTTCGTCAAGTACGGCCATGGTCTGGTCAAGCCGCTGGTTTCCGGTTCCGGTTTGCTGCCCGCCCTGGTTCCCGCGCCCGCTGCCCTGCTGCCCGCCGTCGCCCCAGCCCTGCCCGTTGGATTGCCCACTGGTCTGCCCGCCGGCGTAGCCAGCGCCATTCCCGCCGGCGTGGCCACTGCCATTCCCGCCGGAGTGGCCAGCGCCATTCCCGCTGGTGTGGCCACTGCCTTGTCCACCGGCGTGGCCACCGCTTTGTCCACCGGCGTGGCGCCGCCCTCGTATGTCCTGCGTCCCGGCAATGCGGTCGTCTCCTCGTACAGCGTCAACTATCCGCACCAGCACCTGCAGAAGCCCGTGGTCTTCCAGTCCGCCGTGAAGCCGCTCCACTTCCATGCGCCCGCTCACGCCCATGTGCACGCCGTCCAG CCAACCTATGTGCAGACCTATGCTCCAACTGCTCCGGCTGTGCCTGTGCAGCCCGTGCAACCCATTCAGCCCATTCAGCCTGTGCAGCCAGTTCAACATCTTCAGCCAATCCAACCCATTCAGCCCGTTCAGCCGGTGCAACCGGTGACCACCCATCACTTCCAGCCCGTGCAGCCCCTGCAGCCAGTTACTCCAATCCAACCAGTTCAGCCCCTTCAACCAGTTCAACCCCTGCAACCCGTCCAACCCATCCAGCCCATCCAACCCACAGTGGCCTTCGGTGTTCCGGCTCCCCCAGCTGTGGATCTGCCCGTGATCCCCCAGTTCCCGCAACCGCCGCAGTTCCCCGGAGTGCCCACCTTTAGCTTCCAGCCTGCCCAACCCGCTGTGCCCGCTGTTCCCGCTGTGCCCGCCCAGCCTGCAGTGCCAGCTGCACCAGAAGCCCCCGAAGTGCCACAGGTTCCCGCCATTCCTCAGATTCCGGCCATACCTCAGATCCCACAAATCCCACAAATCCCACAATTTCCCGCATTCCCTCCGTTCGGCGGCTTTCCGCAGATACCGCAGTTCCCACAGGCGCCAGCCATTCCATCGCCTCCACCGGTGCCAGCAGTGCCAGCAGTGCCAGGAGTACCAGCAGTGCCCACGGTGCCTGCTTTCCCCAGTCCACCCACTAGCCAATTCTTTCCGGCTGCACCACAGCCACCACTGCCCCAGCAGCCACCCACCTTCGGTCAGCCGGAGTCGCAGTTTCCAGGCGGCATTGTGCCGCTGCCGGGCTCCACACCCGTGCGTCCGGAATCCGGCACGGGCATAGCCTCGCCGCAGATACCCCAGTCGCCGGAGCCGGAGACGCCGTCGGAGGTGCCACCACAGCGTCCGTCTGTTCAGCAGCCACCGCAGCAGCCGTGGAAGCCGGTCTTCTACAGTCCACCCACCGAATCCGCGCCAGCGTCGCCCAACCGGCCATCGATCACCCTGCTGCCGCCCTACGGCAGCTCGCCAGCTGAAG GTTACCTGCCACCCGTGGGCAGCCAGCCATCGTCCTTGAGTGCGGGCAGTGGTGGCATCGGCAGCCAGGGCGGCATCTTCGACCAGCTGACCGACGCCGAGCTGGAGCACATCTTCGCCCAGGCCAACttggcgcagcagcagcatcagcagcagcaacagcagcaacagcagcaacagcagcagagccACAACTACCACCACTACTGA